The following proteins are encoded in a genomic region of Rhodothermales bacterium:
- a CDS encoding ATP-binding cassette domain-containing protein, with product MIDFKNVTVSYPLPQGGSRTVFANLSVKIGRGEMVYLIGPTGSGKTTLLRLLYMDLVPKSGVTSVGDYRSDSIKPKEIPFLRRSIGVVFQDFQLLSDRNVFDNVAFALYATGKSGAVVKNRVLQVLSRVGLSHKRRRYPHELSGGEQQRVVIARAIANEPWILLADEPTGNLDPAVADETLKLLISLHRQGMTLLMATHDYRLVKSYPARTLAFMKGQLVDVDPATL from the coding sequence GTGATTGATTTCAAGAACGTCACGGTATCCTACCCGCTCCCGCAGGGTGGATCGCGAACCGTCTTTGCCAACTTGTCCGTCAAGATCGGGCGGGGTGAGATGGTCTACCTCATCGGTCCCACTGGAAGTGGAAAGACAACTCTGCTTCGGTTGCTCTACATGGACCTCGTCCCCAAGAGCGGGGTGACGTCGGTTGGAGACTACCGGAGCGATTCGATAAAGCCGAAGGAGATCCCGTTTCTGAGGCGGTCGATCGGCGTAGTATTCCAGGATTTCCAGCTGTTGAGCGATCGAAATGTGTTCGACAACGTCGCATTTGCACTGTATGCGACGGGAAAGAGTGGAGCCGTCGTCAAGAACCGGGTGTTGCAGGTGTTGTCGCGCGTTGGCCTGAGTCACAAGCGGCGGCGTTATCCGCACGAGTTGTCGGGTGGAGAACAGCAGCGCGTGGTCATTGCGCGGGCAATCGCGAACGAGCCGTGGATACTGCTGGCGGACGAGCCCACGGGCAATCTGGATCCGGCCGTCGCGGATGAGACGCTAAAGCTCTTGATCAGCCTCCATCGACAGGGGATGACCCTTTTGATGGCCACGCACGACTACCGGCTGGTCAAGTCCTACCCGGCCCGAACGCTCGCTTTCATGAAGGGCCAGCTCGTGGACGTCGATCCCGCGACGCTCTAG